Proteins co-encoded in one Desulfovibrio aminophilus genomic window:
- the ispH gene encoding 4-hydroxy-3-methylbut-2-enyl diphosphate reductase has protein sequence MEVVLAETAGFCMGVDLALTRLDSLLAEGGDAPVRTLGPIIHNPQVLEHYARRGVSVARGPEDIPQGAAVVIRAHGVPKAMQEALEERGARVVDATCPKVKKAQMLIARECGRGRRLLLYGEADHPEVRGLLSYAGPDAFVFDSREEFESFPLEPDARYVLAAQTTQDRALFEALAAELGERPDLDVKVLQTICDATRLRQEDAVRIAREVDYMVVVGGRESGNTRRLAQVAAAQGTPCVHVETADELPLDDLRRCARVGVTAGASTPRELVAGVCRLLKEL, from the coding sequence ATGGAAGTGGTGCTGGCCGAGACGGCCGGATTCTGCATGGGCGTGGACCTGGCCCTGACGCGGCTGGATTCCCTGCTGGCCGAGGGCGGCGACGCGCCCGTGCGCACCCTGGGCCCGATCATCCACAATCCCCAGGTGCTCGAACACTACGCCCGGCGCGGGGTGAGCGTGGCGCGCGGCCCGGAGGACATTCCCCAGGGCGCGGCCGTGGTCATCCGGGCCCACGGCGTGCCCAAGGCCATGCAGGAGGCCCTGGAGGAACGCGGCGCGCGGGTGGTGGACGCCACCTGCCCCAAGGTCAAGAAGGCCCAGATGCTCATCGCCCGGGAGTGCGGCCGGGGCCGCAGGCTCCTGCTCTACGGCGAGGCCGACCACCCGGAGGTGCGCGGGCTCCTGAGCTACGCCGGGCCGGACGCCTTCGTCTTCGACTCCCGCGAGGAGTTCGAGTCCTTTCCCCTGGAACCGGACGCGCGCTACGTCCTGGCGGCCCAGACCACCCAGGACCGGGCCCTGTTCGAGGCGCTGGCCGCCGAACTCGGGGAGCGCCCGGACCTGGACGTGAAGGTGCTTCAGACCATCTGCGACGCCACCCGGCTGCGCCAGGAGGACGCCGTGCGCATCGCCCGCGAGGTGGACTACATGGTGGTGGTCGGCGGCAGGGAGTCCGGCAACACCCGGCGGCTGGCCCAGGTGGCCGCGGCCCAGGGCACGCCCTGCGTGCACGTGGAGACCGCCGACGAGCTGCCCCTGGACGATCTGCGGCGCTGCGCCCGGGTGGGGGTCACGGCCGGGGCCTCGACCCCGCGCGAGCTGGTGGCCGGGGTCTGCCGCCTGCTGAAGGAATTGTGA
- the tpx gene encoding thiol peroxidase gives MSERTVTFKGMPLALAGNEIKAGDKAPDFGAVANDMSPAGLKDFAGKVLILCSVPSLDTPTCDLETRRFNQEAASLGADIQILTVSMDLPFAQARWCGAAGVTAVKTLSDHRLASFGQNYGVLIRDWRLLARAVFVVGRDGVVAHAQIVPEIANEPDYAAALTAAKALV, from the coding sequence ATGTCTGAACGCACCGTCACCTTCAAAGGCATGCCCCTGGCCCTGGCCGGGAACGAGATCAAGGCCGGGGACAAGGCCCCCGACTTCGGCGCCGTGGCCAACGACATGAGCCCGGCGGGTCTCAAGGACTTCGCGGGCAAGGTCCTGATCCTCTGCTCCGTGCCCTCCCTGGACACCCCCACCTGCGACCTGGAGACGCGCCGCTTCAACCAGGAGGCGGCGTCCCTGGGCGCGGACATCCAGATCCTGACCGTGAGCATGGACCTGCCCTTCGCCCAGGCCCGCTGGTGCGGGGCCGCCGGGGTCACGGCCGTGAAGACGCTTTCGGACCACCGTCTGGCCTCCTTCGGCCAGAATTACGGTGTGCTCATCCGCGACTGGCGGCTCCTGGCCCGGGCCGTGTTCGTGGTCGGCCGGGACGGCGTGGTGGCCCACGCCCAGATCGTGCCCGAGATCGCCAACGAGCCGGACTACGCGGCCGCGCTCACGGCGGCCAAGGCCCTGGTCTGA
- a CDS encoding ABC transporter ATP-binding protein, with protein sequence MGTPEPLISLQSVHLTLTGGSGPVNILRGVDLEVRAGETLAVVGPSGSGKTTLLMVLAGLERPSSGSAHVSGRNLALMGEDALARFRRSGVGIVFQAFHLVPTMTALENVALPLEFAGRADAAETAARWLTAVGLEHRSGHYPAQLSGGEQQRVALARAFAPEPFLLLADEPTGNLDADTGRVIMDLLFSLSAERGTTLVLVTHDQGLAARAGRTVRMRDGRLDGDAG encoded by the coding sequence ATGGGCACTCCAGAGCCGTTGATATCCCTTCAATCCGTGCACCTGACGTTAACCGGGGGCAGCGGACCGGTCAACATCCTGCGCGGGGTGGACCTGGAGGTCCGCGCCGGGGAGACGTTGGCCGTGGTGGGCCCCTCGGGCTCGGGCAAGACCACTTTGCTCATGGTCCTGGCCGGGTTGGAACGGCCCAGCTCGGGCAGCGCGCACGTCTCCGGCCGCAACCTGGCGCTCATGGGCGAGGACGCCCTGGCCCGCTTCCGCCGCTCCGGCGTGGGCATCGTGTTCCAGGCCTTCCACCTCGTGCCCACCATGACCGCCTTGGAGAACGTGGCCCTGCCCCTGGAGTTCGCGGGCAGGGCCGACGCCGCCGAAACCGCCGCGCGCTGGCTGACCGCCGTGGGCCTGGAGCACCGGAGCGGCCACTACCCGGCCCAGCTCTCCGGCGGCGAGCAGCAGCGCGTGGCCCTGGCCCGGGCCTTCGCCCCGGAACCCTTCCTTCTCCTGGCCGACGAGCCCACCGGCAACCTCGACGCGGACACCGGCCGGGTCATCATGGACCTGCTCTTCTCCCTCTCGGCCGAGCGCGGGACCACCCTCGTGCTCGTGACCCACGACCAGGGGCTGGCCGCCCGCGCCGGACGCACCGTGCGCATGCGCGACGGCCGCCTGGACGGGGACGCCGGATGA
- a CDS encoding arylesterase: MRIFRLCWWLPVLALLYCISSPAQSRAQTVRPEPARPLVLLALGDSLTAGYGLPQGSGFAERLEARLRAAGRDVRVVNAGVSGDTSAGGLARLDWLLSDPSGTPDAAVVELGANDALRGLDPARTKANLAAILDKLRAKGVRVLLAGMLAPPNMGPAYEKDFNGLYPALAREKGVELYPFFLDGVAGDRNLNQSDGIHPTEAGVERIVDRILPRVERLLDGAARRG, from the coding sequence ATGCGCATATTCCGCCTGTGCTGGTGGTTGCCGGTGCTGGCCCTCTTGTACTGCATTTCGTCCCCGGCTCAAAGCCGCGCCCAGACCGTCCGACCGGAACCCGCGCGGCCGCTCGTCCTGCTGGCCCTGGGCGACAGCCTCACGGCGGGCTACGGCCTGCCCCAGGGCTCGGGCTTCGCCGAGCGCCTGGAGGCTCGGCTGCGCGCGGCGGGCCGGGACGTGCGGGTGGTCAACGCCGGGGTTTCCGGCGACACGAGCGCGGGCGGGCTGGCGCGGCTGGATTGGCTTCTCTCCGATCCGTCCGGCACGCCGGACGCGGCCGTGGTGGAGCTGGGGGCCAACGACGCCCTGCGCGGCCTGGACCCGGCGCGCACCAAGGCCAATCTCGCGGCCATCCTGGACAAGCTGCGGGCCAAGGGCGTGCGCGTGCTCCTGGCCGGGATGCTGGCTCCGCCGAACATGGGCCCGGCCTATGAAAAGGACTTCAACGGGCTCTATCCGGCCCTGGCGCGGGAAAAGGGCGTGGAGCTGTATCCCTTTTTCCTGGACGGCGTGGCCGGGGACCGGAACCTGAACCAGAGCGACGGCATCCACCCCACGGAAGCGGGCGTGGAGCGCATCGTGGACCGCATCCTGCCCCGGGTGGAGCGCCTGCTGGACGGCGCGGCCCGGCGCGGCTGA
- a CDS encoding ABC transporter permease, producing MNAAGLLLAVRLARRELRGGLRGFGVFLACLALGVGAVSCVGLLNASLEAGLRRDARTLLGGDLEIQQSHLPPRTEALDLLAGMGRVSLQARMRGMAHADGGRSAVVEVKAVDAAYPLYGRVVLEPNLPLAESLAERGGLFGAAADPRLLERLGLRPGQELRLGHARFQVRALLRAEPDRGGTLFNLGPRLLLSRAGLEATGLLAPGSVVTYSALARLERGATVEEARAILARTFPDETGWRVLDHGQAAGGIRRSLDNISLYLTLVGLASLLLGGIGAAGAVRGFLASRADALAAMKAVGAERGQILAAYLVQILALAALGSAVGLLAGAVGANATAALLSRTLGVPAAPGLHPGPLLSGLAYGLLTAMAFSVWPLSAAAAVSPVRLFRGYADPGAPRPSACALAVSGLCALALLTLTLLNAPAPGVVLGFAAGVALSSLALFLLARGARALARNLPRPRDPRLRLALGNIHRPGSGLTAVVFSLGLGLAVLCTVVLADLNLRDTLDRRMPASAPAYFFLDIPKNGLKLFQDTVLAVPGVTREEHAPTIRGRVVRVNGVPSEKVRPDPDAAWILRGDRGLTMSDRPPGGTSLAAGEWWPEHYQGPPLVSFGEQEAKGLGLQVGDTITVNVLGREITARVTSLRRIEWTSLALNHAMLFSPGVLDAAPYTYIATVYCPAGAEEKVFQAVARALPDVTAVYVRDVLEDVRATAGRIALAARAATAVTLLAGLLVLSQALRANLQARRREAVVFKVLGATRGDVLLSLAAEFCLLGLSTALVAAVIGALASRAFTIRMLFGGWSLHPWALAVCALAGAAATLALGLLGVRRALGQKAWPVLRNE from the coding sequence ATGAACGCCGCCGGGCTTCTCCTGGCCGTCCGCCTGGCCCGGCGCGAGCTGCGCGGCGGCCTGCGCGGCTTCGGGGTATTCCTGGCCTGCCTGGCCCTGGGCGTGGGCGCTGTGTCCTGCGTGGGTCTGCTGAACGCCTCCCTGGAGGCGGGCCTGCGCCGCGACGCCCGCACCCTGCTCGGCGGGGACTTGGAAATCCAGCAAAGCCACCTGCCGCCCCGGACCGAGGCCCTGGACCTGCTGGCGGGCATGGGCCGGGTCTCGCTCCAGGCCCGCATGCGGGGCATGGCCCACGCCGACGGCGGCCGATCCGCCGTGGTCGAGGTCAAGGCCGTGGACGCGGCCTATCCGCTCTACGGCCGGGTGGTCCTGGAGCCAAACCTGCCCCTGGCCGAATCCCTGGCCGAGCGGGGCGGCCTGTTCGGGGCCGCGGCCGATCCCCGCCTCCTGGAACGCCTGGGCCTGCGGCCGGGCCAGGAGCTGCGCCTGGGCCACGCCCGCTTCCAGGTGCGGGCCCTGCTGCGCGCCGAGCCGGACCGGGGCGGAACCCTGTTCAACCTCGGGCCCCGGCTGCTCCTCTCGCGCGCGGGCCTGGAGGCCACCGGCCTGCTCGCGCCGGGCAGCGTGGTCACCTACTCGGCCCTGGCGCGTCTGGAACGCGGGGCCACGGTCGAGGAGGCGCGCGCGATCCTGGCCCGGACCTTCCCCGACGAGACGGGCTGGCGGGTTCTGGACCACGGCCAGGCCGCCGGAGGCATCCGCCGTTCCCTGGACAACATCTCGCTCTACCTGACCCTGGTGGGCCTGGCCTCCCTGCTCCTGGGCGGCATCGGCGCGGCCGGGGCGGTGCGGGGCTTCCTGGCCTCGCGGGCCGACGCCCTGGCGGCCATGAAGGCCGTCGGCGCGGAACGCGGCCAGATCCTGGCCGCCTACCTGGTCCAGATCCTCGCGCTCGCCGCCCTGGGCAGCGCCGTGGGGCTCCTGGCCGGGGCCGTCGGAGCGAACGCCACGGCCGCGCTCCTGTCCCGCACGCTCGGCGTGCCCGCGGCCCCGGGCCTCCATCCCGGTCCGCTGCTCTCGGGACTGGCCTACGGCCTGCTCACGGCCATGGCCTTCTCGGTCTGGCCGCTCTCGGCGGCGGCCGCCGTGTCCCCGGTCCGACTCTTCCGGGGCTACGCCGATCCTGGCGCCCCGCGCCCGAGCGCCTGCGCCCTGGCGGTCTCGGGCCTCTGCGCCCTGGCCCTGCTCACCCTGACCCTGCTGAACGCGCCCGCCCCGGGCGTGGTCCTGGGCTTCGCCGCCGGGGTGGCGCTCAGCTCCCTGGCCCTCTTCCTCCTGGCCCGGGGAGCCAGGGCCCTGGCCCGGAACCTGCCCCGGCCCCGCGATCCGCGCCTGCGCCTGGCCCTGGGCAACATCCATCGTCCGGGCTCGGGCCTCACGGCCGTGGTCTTCTCCCTGGGCCTGGGCCTGGCCGTGCTCTGCACCGTGGTCCTGGCCGACCTGAACCTGCGCGACACCCTGGACCGACGCATGCCCGCCTCGGCCCCGGCCTACTTCTTCCTGGACATCCCCAAAAACGGACTGAAACTCTTCCAGGACACGGTCCTGGCCGTGCCCGGGGTCACGCGCGAGGAGCACGCCCCGACCATCCGGGGCCGGGTGGTGCGGGTCAACGGCGTCCCCTCGGAGAAGGTCCGTCCGGACCCGGACGCGGCCTGGATTCTGCGCGGCGACCGGGGCCTGACCATGTCCGACCGGCCTCCCGGGGGCACGAGCCTGGCGGCCGGGGAGTGGTGGCCGGAGCACTATCAGGGCCCGCCCCTGGTCTCCTTCGGGGAACAGGAGGCCAAGGGCCTGGGGCTCCAGGTCGGGGACACGATCACAGTGAACGTCCTGGGCCGCGAGATCACCGCCAGGGTGACCAGCCTGCGGCGCATCGAGTGGACCAGCCTGGCGCTCAACCACGCCATGCTCTTCTCGCCCGGGGTCCTCGACGCCGCGCCCTACACCTACATCGCCACGGTCTACTGCCCGGCCGGGGCCGAGGAAAAAGTCTTCCAGGCCGTGGCCCGGGCCCTGCCGGACGTGACCGCCGTGTACGTGCGCGACGTGCTCGAGGACGTGCGGGCCACCGCCGGGCGGATCGCCCTGGCCGCGCGGGCGGCCACCGCCGTGACCCTGCTGGCCGGGCTCCTGGTCCTGTCCCAGGCCCTGCGCGCCAACCTCCAGGCCCGCCGCCGCGAGGCCGTGGTCTTCAAGGTCCTGGGGGCCACGCGGGGCGACGTGCTGCTCTCCCTGGCCGCCGAGTTCTGCCTCCTCGGCCTGTCCACGGCCCTGGTCGCCGCGGTCATCGGCGCGCTGGCCTCGCGGGCCTTCACCATCCGCATGCTCTTCGGCGGCTGGAGCCTCCATCCCTGGGCCCTGGCGGTCTGCGCCCTGGCGGGCGCGGCCGCGACCCTGGCCCTGGGCCTGCTCGGCGTGCGCCGGGCCCTGGGCCAGAAGGCCTGGCCCGTGCTGCGCAACGAGTGA